The nucleotide sequence TTATGGAAGCTGCTGAGCAGGCTCATTTGCGACCACTCACTTTCGTTACCCCACGACGTGGTGACGACGGCTTCGTCAGCCACGGTGCAGAGCACGTAACGGGCGGCCATCACCTGGCTGCTTTCTGCGCCATTGTGCAGCGCGCTGACTTCAAACAATTTCAGCCCGGTGGTCAGTCGCTCGTTGAGCACAAGCATGTCTTCGAGAATGTCGCTGTGCTTTAGGCGCACCACTTCCGACAGCAGGTCGGAGGCCGCGGCCACCAGCGAGTTGAGGCTGATGTTGAACGCCTCGGCTGGGCGCAAGCGCGCGGCGTAGATCATGCGTTGTTCCAATTGCTCGAAACGTGGCGGTGCCGCGAAGTCCGTCAACGGGCTCGACGCCGGGCCGTGTCCATGATGGTCGAGCAGGACGGTCTTATCGTCCTGGCTGTATTCCGTATCCTTGATCATGCCGGTCAGTTCCTGATGGCCCAGAATTTCAGTTCAAGCTCAGCGAATTCGCCAGACACGTGGAACGCGAAACCGCCGGAGCGTTCGAATTGCGCCAGGTCTTCGGAGCTGAGTTCGAGAATGAAATAGGTTTTGTTGGAGTGGAACGCAATCTGCCTCGGGGCCACGGGCAAGGGTTTGACCTTGATGCCTGGTAGATGCAGGTTGACCAGTTGGCGGATACGCTCCACCGGGCCGACCTTGAGGTGTGCCGGCAAGCGATGGCGCAGTTCCTCAGAGTCGCAGTTGGCACTCGCCGCCAGCACGAACGAGGCAGAACCCAGCAGGTTGTGGTCGTGCAACGGTGAGACGATGATCCCGTATTGACGCGTTTGCAGCTCCAGCTCAATGGCGTGCTGTTCCAGCACCATCGATAACACCTGACGGATCGCGTCCATCAATTTACGGAAGCTTGCTCCCTGATCGCTGTGCTGATAACGGCTGTCCAAACGCGGGCGCTTACTGTCGCTGGAGAAGGTTGCCAGATCGCCGAGCATGGTCAGCAGCGTGCGGTACAACTCTTCGGGGTGAACCTGTTCCAGACTAAGATAGTGCCGCAGCAATAATTCGGTGCGATTGATCAGTTGTAGCATCATAAAGTCACCGACTTCCGCGCCACCCACCTTGCCATTGGAACGGATCCGCTCAGCGATGGCGTCGCCCCGATTGCCGAGCATGCTAATCACTTCCTTGAGGCACGACAGCAGGTAACTGGAGGCGTGCGCCTGGATGTAGGTGGGTACGAATTCCGAATCGAGGCTGATTACGCCGTCCGGCGTGGTGTCGAGTACTTCGCAGATCTTCAGTTTCACGTACGCCTGATCGCTCTGCTGCTCGCCGAGCAATAGCTTGAAGTCCGGGCGGGCGCAGCTGACCTGGCTGGCGGAGTCGTCGCCAGCGTTGGAGTCGGCTACTTCTGCTTCGTACGCGGTATAACGCGCTAGAACGTCGGACTGCTCCGGCCGACGGGCTTCGATGTGGTTTCCGGTGACCAACGGCAGCGCCAGATAGATTGGCGTGTTGCCGGTGTTCGGCGGCACATCGAGGGCCAACGGCTCAGTATTGCCACCCAGTTCGAACAGGCTACCGTCCGGCAGAATCCCCGATGCCTGGCTGATCACCAGTTTGCCCATGTTAAGGAACTGTAAGTCGATGTCCAGATTGAGAAAGCCCCAGATGTAGCTGCCCAGCAACTGGGTGCGGGTCTTCATCTGGTGGTCGTAGTAGCGATCGTTGTGCTGGAAGTGCTGCGGACGCAGCAGCATGCCTTCCTGCCAAATGACTTTATGGGAACTCATGGTCAGTCAGCCGCCTTGACTTGCGATTCATAGGTGTTGTGAATGCCGCTCTGGTCGAGGGTCAGGTCGGCGTCGGTGACTTCCAACGGGGTGACTTGCAGGGTGTAGCGCCATTTGGTATCCGGCAGGTCACGGTAGGCGGCGAGTACACCGACATAGCGGCTATCCTGCTCGACACTGAGCTTGAGTTCGACGGTTTCTCCGGGACGCAACTCAAGCTCCTCAGTCGCAACCATATCCGGAGCCAGGGATTCCTTGGCGCGCTCGTACAGGCTGAAGAAATCCGCGTTCTCGAACGCCACCGGCTGCTTGAGTTCGAACAGGCGTACGACAATCGGCGACGGGCGACCGTTGAGGTCCGGGTTCAACTGATCGCTGGCCGTCAGCTTCAGGTTGAGTTTGGTGACGTGGGAGTAGGGCGATAGCGTTGAGCAACCGGCCAACAGTACCAAGGTGGTCAGCGCAGTCAGCGCCTTAAAAAAGACAGTCGAGCGGCGATACATGCGGATCATCCTTGGTGGTCGGTGTGAAGGGTGGAAATCAGTCGGATCTGCTCTTCGTAGGCCTGGGCGAAGTCGCGGGCCAGCAAGCGCTCGCTCCAGTCATCATCCTGACGCAGGGTCTGGTGATAACGACCATAAGCCCGCCAGCGGCTGCCGGAGGTGGCGAGCACCGGTTTGTTGTCACGCTCGAAACGCAAGGTGAGCTGTTGAGGCGAGAAGTGTTCCAAGGTGCTGCGAACAGCGGCGCGGCTGGCCGTGAGCAAAGCCACCTGATGCGCCTGCAAATCGCGAAACGCACGGGAGATCGCCTGTTCAGGCGGTAACTGCCCTGGCTTGCTGGGCTGCAACAGAATGCCCAGCGCCTCACCGGCATCAACGACGAACTTCAACGGGTTTTTGTTGGTGCCCTGAACGATGGTCTGGGCCAGGCGCAGTTCGTTTTTCAGCTCGCTGCGGGTGCGCAGGCTCTGCTGTAAACCGCCAACACTTTGCTTGAGCAGGCGCGCAGCGTTCAGCGCCAGAGCTTCGCGTGCATCGTGGTCGAGGCCTTTGAGGTCTACACCTAGGGCGCCAGCAAACTTTTCCCAGAAACCGTCGCTCTGACGCTCGACCGCTTTCGGCGCCGGGACGGGCGAAAGTGCGGCCGGGGCATCGATCAGCTCCGGCACCATCAGGCGTTCCATGTCAATGCGCGCATAGTCGGCGCGCTGACGGGTGTCTTCCGGCGCCGTTCGCGGGGAGATCAGTTCGTCGATTTCCGAATACACACGTTCCTGCTGGTCGAGTGCATTCAGCGGGTCGAGGTCGAGGAATGCATCATCAGGAATGACGCTACCGGCCGCTTGCGGACGACCGACCTCCACATCGGGAGTCGTCGGGGCGTGAACTAACCGTGCACGGATCTCGAAGTCACCCAGCACGTATACGCTGCCGTGCTCGATACGTACCGTATCGCCCTTGTGCAAGCGTGCGCCGCTGGCACTGTTCTGGATCCCGTTGCTACTGGTATCGGTCAGGAAAAACGTGCCTTCGCGATAGCTGATCAACGCGTGATGGTTGGACAAGTGGCGCTTGCGGTCCGGAATGATCCAGTCACAGTCCTCGCCACGACCAATCACGCCGCCGGCCTGCTTAAAGGTCTTCTGGCACAGCTGCGTAGGTACGAACTGCTTGGTGTTCAGCATTTCGAAAACCAGTTCCATGGTGATGCTCCTTGCGGTCACTTACCGCGATTGACCGACTGCGGATCACCCAATGGGCGATAGGTGTTGTCGTTGTATTTGTAATTGCCGCTGCAGCCGGCGAGGCCACATAGAACGACAACTGTCAGAAAGACGGCTTGCCAGTGACGAATAGACATCAGAGGGTCTCCAGGGGCAGCACAAAGCGCCGGCCCTTACGGTTAAGGCTGTTAAAAAATGGGGGATTAAAGTCGAGCGTATTTGGCCTATCCATCGACATTTTCCACGTTGATGTTCAGGCGTTCGAGGCGGTAGAGGAATGTGCGCCGTGGTAGGCCGAGCTCGCGAGCGGAACGGGTCTGATTACCGTCGTTTTTGCGCAGGCAATCGATCAGCAGGCTTCGCTCAATCTGCTCCAACCGTTCGCGCAAGTTCAGGCCGCTGCTGTCTTCCGGTATGGCTTCCATACGCAGAGGGAAGTGCTCCACCAGCAACTCATTGCCTTCGCAGAGCAGCACCGCACGCTCGACCAAACCCTTGAGTTCACGCACGTTGCCGGGAAACGCGTAGCTGGCCAAAAGGTCCAATACTCCGTTGGACCAAGTCACTTCATCACGCTGCAAGAACGTGCAGGCCTTATCGGCGAAGTGTCGTGCTAAGTCGAGGATGTCGTCTTCGCGTTGACGCAGAGCCGGTAGCTCAATAGGGAACTGCGCGAGGCGGTAGTACAAGTCCTCGCGAAACTTCCCTTGGCTGACCAGCACCGATAAGTCCTGATGTGTCGCGGCAATGATGCGCACGTCAATCTTGTGGGTGTCGCTGGAGCCCAGCGGACGGACCTCACCCTCTTGCAGAACCCGCAACAGCTTGGCTTGCAACGACAGCGGCATGTCACCGATCTCATCAAGCAACAAGGTCCCGCCGTTGGCTGCGTCGAACAGCCCGGCTCGGTCACGGTCGGCGCCCGTGAAGGCGCCTTTGAGGTAACCGAACAGCTCGCTTTCCAGCAGGTTTTCCGGGACCGCCGCGCAGTTCTGCACGATAAACGCCTGGGAACGACGCGGTCCGCATTCGTGAATCGCCCGGGCTACCACTTCCTTGCCAGTACCCGTTTCGCCACCCAGCAGCACGGTGTAGGAGCTGTGTAAGACTTTGCTGATCAGCGAATAAACCTGGCGCATGGCCGCGCTTTTACCCGTCAGGCCATAGCCGCTGGCGCTCGGAGTGGAGACCGGTGCCGGCGATGCGCCACCGCTTGGCCGTCGTAAACGCTGCAGCAAATGCATATGGCCCAACGCGAACGAGCCAAGTCGGCCAAACGAATCGGCGAAGCCTTGCAGTTCGATGTGCTGATGACTGGCACACAGCAATAACCCTTCCACAGATTTGTGCTGATTGACCAGCGGCACGCACAGCAGTGATTG is from Pseudomonas mucidolens and encodes:
- a CDS encoding sigma-54 interaction domain-containing protein is translated as MFSQVPQPLIYAEALLAQFASLSRATDGTALLGDFVRGLVELSGCELAQLYLLDATHTCLGMNAECLNGNLQPRETASFPADYNGEQLLQFALCQNRVVCIGELSGSLHETSFLPSQARPWQSLLCVPLVNQHKSVEGLLLCASHQHIELQGFADSFGRLGSFALGHMHLLQRLRRPSGGASPAPVSTPSASGYGLTGKSAAMRQVYSLISKVLHSSYTVLLGGETGTGKEVVARAIHECGPRRSQAFIVQNCAAVPENLLESELFGYLKGAFTGADRDRAGLFDAANGGTLLLDEIGDMPLSLQAKLLRVLQEGEVRPLGSSDTHKIDVRIIAATHQDLSVLVSQGKFREDLYYRLAQFPIELPALRQREDDILDLARHFADKACTFLQRDEVTWSNGVLDLLASYAFPGNVRELKGLVERAVLLCEGNELLVEHFPLRMEAIPEDSSGLNLRERLEQIERSLLIDCLRKNDGNQTRSARELGLPRRTFLYRLERLNINVENVDG
- the tssJ gene encoding type VI secretion system lipoprotein TssJ, yielding MYRRSTVFFKALTALTTLVLLAGCSTLSPYSHVTKLNLKLTASDQLNPDLNGRPSPIVVRLFELKQPVAFENADFFSLYERAKESLAPDMVATEELELRPGETVELKLSVEQDSRYVGVLAAYRDLPDTKWRYTLQVTPLEVTDADLTLDQSGIHNTYESQVKAAD
- the tagH gene encoding type VI secretion system-associated FHA domain protein TagH, whose product is MELVFEMLNTKQFVPTQLCQKTFKQAGGVIGRGEDCDWIIPDRKRHLSNHHALISYREGTFFLTDTSSNGIQNSASGARLHKGDTVRIEHGSVYVLGDFEIRARLVHAPTTPDVEVGRPQAAGSVIPDDAFLDLDPLNALDQQERVYSEIDELISPRTAPEDTRQRADYARIDMERLMVPELIDAPAALSPVPAPKAVERQSDGFWEKFAGALGVDLKGLDHDAREALALNAARLLKQSVGGLQQSLRTRSELKNELRLAQTIVQGTNKNPLKFVVDAGEALGILLQPSKPGQLPPEQAISRAFRDLQAHQVALLTASRAAVRSTLEHFSPQQLTLRFERDNKPVLATSGSRWRAYGRYHQTLRQDDDWSERLLARDFAQAYEEQIRLISTLHTDHQG
- the tssK gene encoding type VI secretion system baseplate subunit TssK, with product MSSHKVIWQEGMLLRPQHFQHNDRYYDHQMKTRTQLLGSYIWGFLNLDIDLQFLNMGKLVISQASGILPDGSLFELGGNTEPLALDVPPNTGNTPIYLALPLVTGNHIEARRPEQSDVLARYTAYEAEVADSNAGDDSASQVSCARPDFKLLLGEQQSDQAYVKLKICEVLDTTPDGVISLDSEFVPTYIQAHASSYLLSCLKEVISMLGNRGDAIAERIRSNGKVGGAEVGDFMMLQLINRTELLLRHYLSLEQVHPEELYRTLLTMLGDLATFSSDSKRPRLDSRYQHSDQGASFRKLMDAIRQVLSMVLEQHAIELELQTRQYGIIVSPLHDHNLLGSASFVLAASANCDSEELRHRLPAHLKVGPVERIRQLVNLHLPGIKVKPLPVAPRQIAFHSNKTYFILELSSEDLAQFERSGGFAFHVSGEFAELELKFWAIRN
- a CDS encoding type VI secretion protein, translated to MSIRHWQAVFLTVVVLCGLAGCSGNYKYNDNTYRPLGDPQSVNRGK
- the icmH gene encoding type IVB secretion system protein IcmH/DotU, which produces MIKDTEYSQDDKTVLLDHHGHGPASSPLTDFAAPPRFEQLEQRMIYAARLRPAEAFNISLNSLVAAASDLLSEVVRLKHSDILEDMLVLNERLTTGLKLFEVSALHNGAESSQVMAARYVLCTVADEAVVTTSWGNESEWSQMSLLSSFHNETFGGEKFFQLLDRLSKNPVKHLPMLELMYLCLSLGFEGKYRVQARGTLELEGIRDALYRQIRQLRGDVPRELSPHWEGLNDQRRNLVRIVPAWMVVLFTFVCLVVMYSGFAWVLGEQRDTVLQPYQSFDPAAAQPQSQP